A genomic window from Lotus japonicus ecotype B-129 chromosome 1, LjGifu_v1.2 includes:
- the LOC130745662 gene encoding homeobox-leucine zipper protein ATHB-7-like, giving the protein MMEEDENIQASIGENVESFTCSLEPPQNSRKKNRKVENKRRFSDEQIRSLECIFESESKLEPRKKIQLAKDLGLQPRQVAIWFQNRRARWKSKRMEKEYRKLKDEYDNLASRFESLKEEKESLQLELQKLSYLMETSHDGGKVGKENSTEDGGSGSGYSNCRGEGKVRFSNEGLEDRVGVYSDDQNEISKRAEKPDQLLRMDDDHDAETPFTSLEKWYRVDPSGILDQACNSSQWLDFWT; this is encoded by the exons ATgatggaagaagatgagaataTTCAGGCATCAATAGGAGAAAATGTAGAAAGCTTCACCTGCAGCTTGGAGCCACCTCAAAACTCAAGGAAGAAAAACAGGAAAGTAGAGAACAAGAGGAGATTCAGTGATGAACAGATTAGATCACTAGAATGCATATTTGAGTCAGAGTCAAAGCTGGAACCAAGAAAGAAGATTCAGCTTGCAAAAGATCTTGGATTACAGCCTCGCCAAGTTGCAATATGGTTCCAGAATAGAAGGGCAAGGTGGAAATCAAAAAGGATGGAGAAGGAGTACAGGAAACTCAAAGATGAATATGACAATTTAGCATCAAGGTTTGAGTCCTTAAAGGAAGAGAAGGAGTCTTTGCAATTAGAG TTGCAGAAGCTAAGTTATTTGATGGAAACATCTCATGATGGTGGGAAGGTTGGCAAAGAAAATAGCACAGAAGATGGGGGTTCAGGAAGTGGGTACAGCAATTGCAGGGGTGAAGGAAAGGTAAGGTTTTCAAATGAGGGTTTGGAGGACAGAGTAGGTGTGTATTCAGATGATCAAAATGAAATCAGCAAAAGGGCTGAGAAACCTGACCAACTTCTGAGAATGGATGATGATCATGATGCAGAGACTCCATTCACATCACTTGAAAAATGGTACAGGGTGGACCCAAGTGGGATCTTAGACCAGGCATGTAACAGTTCTCAGTGGTTAGATTTCTGGACTTGA